The Nitrospira sp. genome has a window encoding:
- the purU gene encoding formyltetrahydrofolate deformylase produces the protein MTLRKKDSIILLIQCKDRSGIVARASGFIHDFGGNILDSDHHTDEETNDFLMRMEFSTEGFQIPPEDIPSAFQAIANVYDMRYEVHPCSRRTRVGMLVSKQDHCLADLLQRHRRDELHIDIPVIISNHDTCASWAELFKIPFTVYPVTKETKPQQEQQVLALLKEHRVELVVMARYMQILSGDFLAQVGCPVINIHHSFLPAFIGANPYRQAYERGVKIIGATAHYATQDLDEGPIIEQDVIRVGHRDTVEDLVRKGRDLEEVVLARAVRRHIERRILIYGRKTVVFD, from the coding sequence ATGACCCTACGTAAGAAGGATTCGATTATCCTCCTCATCCAGTGCAAGGACCGTTCAGGCATTGTCGCACGAGCGTCTGGGTTCATCCACGACTTCGGCGGCAACATTCTTGACTCCGACCATCACACGGACGAGGAAACAAACGATTTCCTCATGCGGATGGAATTTTCAACCGAGGGCTTCCAGATCCCTCCTGAGGACATCCCGTCGGCCTTTCAGGCTATCGCCAACGTGTACGACATGCGCTATGAGGTACATCCTTGTAGCCGACGAACCCGTGTGGGAATGCTGGTATCCAAGCAAGACCATTGTCTGGCCGATTTACTACAACGCCATCGCCGAGATGAATTGCATATCGACATTCCTGTCATCATTTCGAATCATGACACCTGCGCGAGTTGGGCCGAGCTTTTCAAGATTCCCTTCACCGTCTATCCGGTGACCAAGGAGACTAAACCGCAACAAGAGCAACAGGTCTTGGCCCTGCTGAAAGAGCATCGCGTGGAACTTGTCGTGATGGCTCGCTATATGCAAATTCTTTCAGGGGACTTTCTGGCTCAGGTCGGCTGTCCGGTCATCAATATCCATCATTCATTTTTGCCGGCCTTCATTGGCGCCAATCCATACCGACAGGCCTACGAGCGGGGCGTGAAAATCATTGGCGCGACGGCGCACTACGCAACCCAAGATCTCGACGAGGGGCCGATCATCGAGCAGGATGTCATCCGCGTAGGGCACCGGGACACGGTGGAAGATCTTGTGCGGAAAGGACGAGACCTTGAGGAAGTTGTGCTCGCGAGGGCTGTTCGCCGCCACATCGAACGGCGTATCCTCATATACGGGAGAAAGACTGTGGTGTTCGATTGA
- a CDS encoding Do family serine endopeptidase, with protein MPAHLKKRRIGFIIGIALISGVVGWGGYWLNLSQASSPQSANVVDATRTTPANGFTEVAKRVTPAVVNITTVITERVSGPGSGQEDLRDGLEEFFGQPFNPRRRGPERPREPRGSRRGQGSGVIVSPDGVILTNNHVIDGARDVTVTLTDKREFKGKIVGIDPKSDLAVIEINAKELPAVAWGDATKLQVGEYVLAVGNPFGLNSTVTLGIVSAVGRGHMGITQYEDFIQTDAAINPGNSGGALVNTNGELVGINTAIFSRTGGYQGVGFAVSATMARPIYESLITMGKVVRGYVGIGIQDLNQDLAMSFAVKDSRGALISDVKPDSPAAQAGLKQGDVIIEYNGLTVEDGVALQRMVARTPVGTKVQVRVIRDGREHDMAVRVSEQPDNSKIAKMGKSEGDHAFSGIELEDLNQDTARVLGFDGKRGVVVTNVKPGSEAEKAGLLTGDVIQEMNRRPIKSVQDFKKASSDLRTGANVLMLISWRGSALFLSVKV; from the coding sequence ATGCCGGCACATCTCAAAAAAAGAAGGATAGGTTTTATCATCGGGATCGCTCTCATCAGCGGTGTCGTGGGTTGGGGTGGGTATTGGCTGAACCTGTCCCAGGCATCCAGTCCTCAAAGTGCGAATGTTGTCGATGCTACGCGTACGACTCCGGCAAACGGTTTCACTGAGGTCGCCAAGCGGGTCACTCCAGCGGTGGTTAATATCACCACAGTCATCACGGAACGGGTCTCTGGTCCGGGATCCGGTCAGGAGGATTTACGTGACGGGCTAGAAGAATTCTTCGGGCAGCCATTTAACCCTCGACGTCGTGGACCCGAACGCCCACGGGAGCCTCGCGGGTCACGGAGAGGTCAAGGTTCGGGTGTCATCGTCTCGCCGGACGGTGTGATCCTGACGAACAACCATGTGATCGACGGGGCTCGTGACGTGACGGTCACCCTTACAGACAAGCGGGAATTCAAGGGGAAGATCGTCGGAATTGATCCGAAGAGTGACCTCGCCGTCATCGAGATCAATGCGAAGGAACTTCCGGCGGTCGCGTGGGGGGATGCCACGAAGCTACAAGTCGGGGAATACGTCTTGGCTGTGGGCAATCCCTTCGGGTTGAATTCAACCGTGACGCTGGGGATCGTGAGTGCCGTCGGCCGTGGCCATATGGGCATTACGCAGTATGAGGATTTTATTCAGACCGATGCAGCCATCAACCCTGGGAACTCCGGCGGGGCGTTGGTCAATACCAACGGCGAGCTTGTCGGCATTAATACTGCAATCTTCTCACGGACCGGGGGCTATCAGGGCGTCGGATTTGCCGTGTCAGCGACGATGGCAAGGCCGATTTACGAGAGTCTGATCACCATGGGAAAGGTCGTTCGAGGATACGTCGGGATCGGCATTCAGGATCTCAATCAGGACCTCGCCATGTCGTTTGCGGTCAAAGATTCTAGGGGTGCGTTGATCAGCGACGTGAAACCTGACAGCCCGGCGGCCCAGGCAGGACTAAAACAGGGCGACGTGATCATCGAGTATAACGGCCTCACAGTCGAGGACGGCGTGGCCTTGCAGCGAATGGTCGCCAGGACGCCTGTCGGAACGAAGGTACAGGTGCGGGTGATTCGTGATGGTCGCGAGCATGACATGGCGGTCCGGGTCAGTGAGCAGCCGGATAATTCGAAGATCGCCAAAATGGGAAAGTCAGAAGGTGACCATGCCTTCTCCGGTATTGAGCTTGAGGATCTCAATCAGGACACCGCCAGAGTTCTTGGATTCGATGGAAAACGGGGGGTGGTTGTGACGAATGTGAAACCTGGTAGCGAAGCCGAAAAGGCTGGCCTGCTCACGGGTGATGTCATTCAGGAAATGAATCGGCGACCCATCAAGTCGGTGCAGGATTTCAAGAAGGCTTCATCGGATCTAAGGACGGGAGCCAATGTCTTGATGTTGATCAGCTGGCGCGGGAGTGCCCTATTTCTTTCCGTCAAAGTGTAG
- a CDS encoding heavy metal sensor histidine kinase, producing the protein MPLRVRLTLWYGSALALVLIIFSVVLYAMTARSLRDAVDESLEDTATIAVRSLEERGFLPLLNERELLSQFPELARIDKFFQIFSPSGTITLSSPNIKHHDVPLSRTALETAFSGHSIFESAKYPNEPPLRVISVPIMYRGNLLYIVQVGTSMETVGETLHRFLILLVVAMPIALAVSLAGGWFLAGRALRPVDEITLAAQRIAAGDLTQRLGMPPAQDEIGRLAATFNNMIGRLDGSFRQIRQFTSDASHELRTPLTVMKGETDLILRRPRPLEDYKAVLESNLEEIDRMTRIVDELLFLSRADMGEVKMDALPVALEALVEDVHRQARLLGHDRNIEVVLGTIIPAVVQGDDLRLRELLLNLVENAMKYSHPGGKVEISLLRERQDARLSITDHGIGIAPEDHTRIFQRFFRTDVARAHTKKGTGLGLAICAWIADLHKGRVEVQSELGQGATFTVVLPLAPPVS; encoded by the coding sequence ATGCCGCTGCGTGTCCGGCTGACGCTCTGGTACGGGAGCGCTCTCGCCCTGGTCTTAATAATCTTCTCCGTGGTGCTGTACGCGATGACGGCACGGAGCCTCCGCGACGCAGTCGATGAATCCCTGGAGGACACGGCCACCATCGCGGTGCGCTCACTGGAAGAGCGAGGATTTCTCCCTCTCCTCAACGAAAGGGAATTGCTCTCTCAATTTCCTGAGTTGGCACGAATCGACAAATTCTTCCAGATTTTTAGTCCTTCCGGCACGATTACCCTCAGCTCTCCGAACATCAAGCACCACGACGTTCCGCTCAGCCGAACGGCGTTGGAGACCGCCTTCTCCGGGCACAGCATTTTTGAGTCGGCCAAGTACCCCAATGAGCCGCCGTTACGGGTCATCTCTGTGCCGATCATGTATCGGGGCAATCTGTTGTATATCGTGCAGGTCGGGACCTCGATGGAAACCGTCGGAGAGACCTTGCATCGCTTTTTGATCCTGCTCGTCGTTGCGATGCCGATTGCCTTGGCCGTCTCTCTGGCAGGCGGGTGGTTCTTGGCCGGGCGAGCATTGAGGCCGGTTGATGAGATCACCCTTGCCGCACAGCGCATTGCGGCGGGCGATCTCACCCAGCGCCTTGGCATGCCGCCCGCTCAAGACGAGATCGGTCGATTGGCGGCCACATTCAACAACATGATTGGTCGGCTCGATGGGTCGTTTCGCCAGATTCGTCAATTCACCAGCGATGCGTCACATGAGTTGAGGACTCCCCTGACCGTCATGAAAGGTGAAACGGATTTGATTCTTCGCCGACCTCGTCCGCTGGAAGACTATAAAGCAGTGCTGGAAAGCAATCTGGAAGAGATCGATCGCATGACCCGCATCGTCGATGAGCTGCTGTTTCTCTCTCGCGCCGACATGGGCGAGGTGAAGATGGATGCCTTGCCGGTCGCGCTGGAGGCGCTCGTGGAAGACGTCCATCGGCAGGCGCGGTTGCTCGGACATGACCGAAACATTGAAGTCGTGCTGGGAACCATCATCCCCGCCGTGGTACAGGGTGACGACTTGCGCCTGCGAGAACTGTTGCTCAACCTCGTCGAGAATGCGATGAAGTATTCTCACCCAGGCGGAAAAGTGGAGATTTCTCTGTTACGGGAGCGGCAAGACGCCCGACTGTCCATCACGGACCATGGCATCGGCATCGCTCCAGAAGACCATACGCGGATCTTCCAGCGCTTCTTCCGGACTGACGTCGCTCGAGCCCATACAAAGAAGGGTACCGGCCTTGGTTTGGCCATCTGCGCATGGATCGCAGATTTGCACAAAGGCCGGGTCGAAGTCCAAAGTGAGCTCGGGCAAGGCGCTACCTTCACCGTGGTCCTTCCGCTGGCTCCCCCCGTGTCTTAA
- a CDS encoding response regulator transcription factor, with protein sequence MRVLVIEDETKVGCFIKRALEEESYAVDLSEDGAKGLEMALATDYDLLVVDVMLPSMSGLDVLKNLRRERIQTPVLILSAQSQIDQRVKGLDAGADDYLTKPFAIDELLARVRALLRRGATESPGILQVDDLVLNPATRDVTRGGQRIELTLKEYALLEYLMRHTGRVLTRPMISEHVWNQDFDTFTNVIDVYVNYLRNKIDRGRTKKLIHTIRGSGYMLKAD encoded by the coding sequence ATGCGGGTCCTTGTCATCGAAGATGAAACCAAAGTGGGCTGTTTTATCAAGCGGGCACTCGAAGAAGAGAGCTATGCGGTCGATCTCAGTGAAGACGGCGCAAAAGGTCTGGAGATGGCCTTGGCGACCGACTATGACCTCTTGGTCGTCGACGTGATGTTGCCGTCTATGTCCGGGTTGGACGTGTTGAAGAACCTCCGTCGTGAACGGATCCAAACACCGGTGTTGATCCTCTCTGCGCAGTCTCAGATCGATCAGCGGGTCAAGGGTCTGGACGCTGGTGCCGACGATTATCTGACCAAACCGTTTGCCATCGACGAGCTGCTGGCCCGTGTACGGGCGCTGTTGCGGCGTGGTGCGACGGAAAGTCCGGGGATTCTCCAAGTCGATGATTTGGTACTGAACCCGGCGACGCGGGATGTCACGCGTGGCGGACAACGTATCGAGCTCACGCTCAAAGAGTATGCCTTGCTGGAGTATTTGATGCGTCATACGGGACGTGTGCTGACTCGACCCATGATCTCCGAACACGTGTGGAACCAGGATTTCGATACCTTCACGAACGTCATCGATGTCTATGTGAACTATCTCCGCAACAAGATCGACCGAGGGCGGACCAAGAAATTGATCCATACTATCCGCGGGAGTGGATATATGCTGAAGGCTGACTAG